A part of Anser cygnoides isolate HZ-2024a breed goose chromosome 15, Taihu_goose_T2T_genome, whole genome shotgun sequence genomic DNA contains:
- the SCNN1G gene encoding amiloride-sensitive sodium channel subunit gamma, with translation MAPSGPDGGRGSAMAPGKKITARIKRTLPVRGPQAPTLSELMRWYCLNTNTHGCRRIVVSRGRLRRFIWILLTLSAVGLILWQCAELLLNYYSASVSVTVQFQKLPFPAVTICNINPYKYSSMKDYLSELDKETKKALETFYGFSEGKSKVRRSAGDWNETESHFSRQIPLLKFEDFSKTATDLRSGRKRKIEGSVFHKDSSIVNSGDSNDIIGFQLCDANNSSECALYTFSSGVNAIQEWYKLHYMNIMAQIPLETKEELSYSADDLLLTCFFDGLSCDKRHFTRFHHPLHGNCYTFNSGENGTILSTSTGGSEYGLQVVLYIDEADYNPFLVTSTGAKIIVHDQDEYPFIEDIGTEIETAAATSIGMHFTRSRKLSKPYSDCTETGADIPVENLYNKSYSLQICLHSCFQKAMVESCGCAQYTQPLPAGAEYCNYKKNPNWMYCYYRLHEKFVKEQLGCQQICKDACSFKEWALTTSIAQWPSVVSEDWMLRVLSWDKGQKINKLNKTDLANLMVFYKDLNERFISENPTNTLVILLSNFGGQLGLWMSCSVVCVIEIVEVFFIDSLSIVMRRQWQKAKKWWNDRKREGSGKPPQVGDVERQGHDNPVCIDEDLPTFNTALRLPLPQESHLPRTPPPNYSTLRLETAFTEQLPDTLEAGQH, from the exons ATGGCCCCGTCGGGCCCGGACGGCGGCCGAG GCAGCGCCATGGCCCCCGGGAAGAAGATCACGGCCAGGATCAAGAGGACGCTGCCGGTGCGGGGCCCGCAGGCGCCCACGCTGAGCGAGCTGATGCGCTGGTACTGCCTCAACACCAACACGCACGGCTGCCGGCGCATCGTCGTGTCCCGGGGACGCCTGCGCAGGTTCATCTGGATCCTGCTCACGCTGAGCGCCGTGGGGCTGATCCTCTGGCAGTGCGCCGAGCTGCTCTTGAACTACTACAGCGCCTCGGTGTCCGTCACGGTCCAGTTCCAGAAGCTGCCCTTCCCCGCCGTCACCATCTGCAACATCAACCCCTACAA ATACAGTTCGATGAAAGACTACTTATCAGAATTGgacaaagagacaaaaaaagcGCTGGAGACTTTCTACGGGTTCTCAGAGGGCAAGTCCAAGGTGCGCCGTTCGGCGGGTGACTGGAACGAGACGGAGAGCCACTTCTCCAGACAGATCCCTCTGCTGAAGTTTGAGGACTTCTCCAAGACGGCCACTGACCTCCGCAGCGGCCGGAAGAGGAAAATTGAGGGCAGCGTCTTTCACAAGGACTCCTCCATCGTGAACTCCGGCGATTCAAATGATATCATCGGCTTCCAGCTG TGCGATGCAAACAACAGCAGCGAATGTGCACTTTATACATTCAGTTCTGGTGTTAATGCTATCCAAGAGTGGTACAAACTGCATTACATGAACATCATGGCTCAGATTCCCTTGGAGACTAAAGAAGAATTGAGTTATTCTGCTGATGACCTTCTATTGACGTGTTTCTTTGATGGCCTATCTTGTGACAAAAG GCACTTCACTCGTTTCCATCATCCCCTGCATGGCAATTGCTATACTTTCAACAGTGGAGAAAATGGGACGATCCTGAGCACCTCCACCGGAGGCAGTGAGTACG GATTGCAGGTTGTTCTGTACATAGACGAAGCAGACTACAACCCTTTCCTGGTGACGTCAACGGGAGCCAAGATCATTGTCCATGACCAAGACGAATATCCCTTTATTGAGGACATCGGCACAGAAATCGAAACTGCAGCGGCCACCTCCATAGGGATGCACTTT ACTCGATCCCGCAAGCTGAGCAAGCCCTACAGTGACTGTACAGAGACTGGTGCTGACATACCAGTAGAAAATCTCTATAACAAGAGCTACTCCCTCCAG ATTTGCCTGCACTCCTGCTTCCAGAAGGCCATGGTGGAGTCCTGCGGCTGCGCCCAGTACACGCAGCCGTTACCCGCCGGGGCAGAGTACTGCAACTACAAGAAAAACCCCAACTGGA TGTACTGCTACTACAGACTACATGAGAAGTTCGTGAAGGAGCAGCTGGGCTGCCAGCAAATCTGCAAAGATGCCTGCAG CTTCAAGGAGTGGGCGCTCACCACCAGCATCGCCCAGTGGCCGTCCGTCGTGTCAGAG GATTGGATGCTTCGAGTTCTCTCTTGGGACAAAGGGCAAAAAATCAACAAGCTGAACAA GACAGACCTCGCAAACCTCATGGTGTTTTACAAAGACCTGAACGAGAGATTCATTTCGGAGAATCCCACGAACACG ctcgTCATTCTTCTCTCTAACTTCGGCGGCCAGCTGGGCCTTTGGATGAGCTGCTCGGTTGTCTGCGTCATTGAGATCGTCGAGGTCTTCTTCATCGATTCGCTTTCCATCGTAATGCGGCGCCAGTGGCAAAAGGCGAAGAAGTGGTGGAACGACCGGAAAAGGGAAGGGTCGGGGAAGCCTCCTCAGGTCGGCGATGTGGAGAGGCAGGGCCACGACAACCCCGTCTGCATCGACGAGGACCTGCCCACCTTCAACACCGCCCTCCGCCTGCCACTGCCCCAGGAGAGCCACCTGCCCAGGACTCCCCCCCCAAACTACAGCACTTTGCGGCTAGAGACCGCCTTCACGGAGCAGCTGCCCGACACACTGGAGGCTGGGCAACACTGA